One Excalfactoria chinensis isolate bCotChi1 chromosome 13, bCotChi1.hap2, whole genome shotgun sequence genomic window, GTTGCAGCCCACAGCCTGGTGCTGGAGGTAATCTGACCACTCCCTGGGAGAGGACAGTGACCCAGAACCTGCAGGAGCTTCTGTATGAATTAGATACAGCTAAATCCAGGTGAATGCAAAATAACTGCCTAGGGGAAGGACAGGGGTGTGACAGGCAAATCACCGGAGCCTCAATCTTCTCTTTGAGGGTGCAGGCTGCTAACAGGGCCTGGGAGTTGTATCCTAAGTCATTTGGCCACCCGTGCACAAAAGGCGTGGGGGAAGAAACTGCAGTAGTTTGTGTTCTGCTCAGCAAAAGCAAGCAGGCCTGATTTCAGGATAAAAAAGACAACTTGTATTGCCTAGAGCCAGATTGATGAGCAAATATAGCAGGTGTGGGTGAGAGCAAGAGGCCAGAGGAAGAACATGCATTCTGCCTGTGTGGCAGCGCCTTGGCAGCAGCCGTGGGGATTAAAGAAGTAGTGGCTCACTTAGGATTTGATTTAACGCCCACTGCGATGTGTAGGAATCACTGCTGgatcaggagctgctgcttcagcttcTCAGGCACTAAATTGAgagcattttttaatttcttttcttaccCTCATTTTCTTCACAGGGTCATTGTGCTGTGGCCCTTGTGCCTGCTGAGCTGATTAAGGAAGGGAGGGTGCTGAGCTTGATGCAAATGTGCTCTGCTAAAGATGTACTTGGTGCTGGTGAGAGCTGCGTTTAATAAACAGAAGGATGCGCTCTCTGCTTTGGGAATTCATGGCAACCATCTGAATAAAACCTTAAAACTAagttcagagcagcactgcaaagctcATCTCCTGCACCCTGAGGGAGCCCACGGGTACATTACAGAGTAATCAGGCAGTAGGAATCATGTAACCTCTGGGTTTAACAAAATGCACTCAAGAAGCAGCTCATGAATTTCACTGTTAAACAGCCAGAGGCATTAAAGGCTTTATGAAATTCTAAGATGCCAGATGAGCCGTGGAGCTGAGTCATCCCACAGACACCTCCGGGGAGAAAAAGCATGGGCTGAGTTGGTAGTCTTCTTCTGGAGAATAAAAGACGCTTCTGAAGATGCTCTGGTGAGCAGCCAGGTACCTGCAAAGGGCCTTTAGCCCATCGTGCAAGAACATCTCACAGCACCTGGAGAAGTATCCCCATGTGGAATGATCTCTTATGGCATCCCTGGCcccgcagcagctcctgcagctctggcacCATGAGGTAAGGGCTGCCCAGTGTCACAGCatgagctgacagcagcacagtggggcTGAGTGGGTTCCTTGGATGGGCAGAGCTGCTTAGAGagccctgtgctcagctgccctgctttgctctgctgcagttgCAGGAAATGGGTGGAGGAAAACACATGGTCAGAAGTCTGCTTGTTCTGCTGGGATGTTGTTAGCAGTGTGACTGTGCTGAGCCTGTCTGTGTCCCACAGGAGacactgccagcagtgctgctgctcagaggaaGCGCAGTGCCATGCACACACATAACATGTAAGCACAGCACCTGAATGGCCAGGGATTTCTAtgccacagtttgccttccatGTGCTCTATTCTGTAAACATGGTTTTTACGGGGCAGATGCTTGCCAGCCATGGTGCCTGCATATGTGCAGGACAGCAAAGatctgctgtgctcagcacttgAAGCTTTTGCCAAGTATTGTACCTTTGGGTGCTGCATTGTGCCCAGTGAAAATGGAAGTTCCGTGGCTCctctgcagtgaggtctcctaTCTCCTCTGGGGAGTTTAAAGGTGAGGGGGATGGAGGTggaggggagaaggaagggcAGGAGGAAAGGAATTCTTCCTGTTACAGCATCTTCTGCTGTAACCCTTCTGGCAAACTGGCCCAAGGACCAGCAGTGAGTGGCTGCTGCCACTTGGAGcaagcagtgctcagcagtggCTGGATCCTGGGGCTGCACACCCGtccctgctgctcagtgctgtgactgCAGCAGTTGTGATGTGCCCTGCCAGCTGCTGAGGGGTTTCCTCAGGCAGGGAAGGTGAGAAGGGAGGTAGGGAAGGGAAAGCATCACTTTGGCCACAGTTCTTCCCTCTGGAGATGAAAAACAGTCCCTGGCTGTGATGTGCTGTTTTCCTGATAGTGCACAAATATAAAGACACTGCAGTTGGTGACAAGCTGAGCTCAGCAAGAGGTGCTTAATGATTTGCCTTATAAATTAGTGAAATAAATCTTGGGACTGGAATGGCAAATGAACACTCCTCATTACACTGCAGAGCTTTTATATTTGTTCTGAGAGCGGACAACAAAGACAAACAAGGTGTTGTTTGTGCCCATACTACATGGAGCCAAGTCTGTGTCAGTGACCTCTTCACCAATTTGTAGGGTCCCCCATTAGCACCAAtcatcagaaataacaaaaaaggcCATGTTGTCATTTTGCTCAGACTAATGTGTAAATCGGGAGGTGAATGCATCCAAGGAATGTAGGGCACAAtggaagctgcagagcaggacagtGAGATGGGAGCTTCTGGGGGCTGTTCCCTGGGCCCCCTGCTCCCTCTGGGTCTGCAGtgactgagctgctgctcttctgctggaCCTCAGTCTTGTGAAGAAGCTGAAATCTTGTAAATTCTCCTTGGTAGGACAGGGCCAGACCCTTCGTTGTGAtggcactgcaggcagctcacCAGGCTGGCCTGTGGCTGGTGGTTAAGCTTCCCAGCTGCCATTCACTTGTGCAAAAGTCCTACAGCCTTCTGCTGGATTTGGGCTTGAAACAGCAGAATGCACGGAGAATCCGTTCAGCTGATGGGTTCATACAGCAGCACTAGGCTCAGTCTCTGCCATAAAACTACTCCCATTGGTTGGTGAGAATTCTGTACCACATTGCCTCCCTTGTCAAGAGCAACATAGAAAACCAAGACCTGGAGAAGCCGAAGGACTGGTTTTACTGCAAGCTGAACCTAAGATCTATATTTGTCAAATTGCAGTGGTGCGATCTCGGTACTTCTGAGGATTTGTTTGTACCTGAAGTCCTACAGCACCGCATGTACTCATCACAGCCTGCCCTAACACCAGCTCTTCCCCCATCTGTCAGCAAGGAGAGAGAGCTGCGTCACAGCACAAAGGTgctggcagcacccagccctgtgAGCTCTGTGTGTTGCAACCTCTGTCAGGCACGCTGCAGGGTCAGGGGTTTGGGTGCAGCACCAGCTAATTGCAGCACCTCCCAGCAAAGAGtactgcagagcttcctgggTGGCACATGATGCAGTGAAgtcagctctctcagctgtgACTTCTTGCTTTGAAGCATGGCCCCTGCTTTCCTCATGGTGCAGCCACAACCAAGCTGTAGAGGTTGATGGCTTTTTAAACAGGAAACGCTCCATCCTCGTGCCTTGCTtgtgctgcaggttggattTACTCCAAAGAAGTGCTAAAAGTTCAGTGGTGTGATCTGAAGAGGTTCAGTCAGGCTTGTAGGCACAACTAGTGGACAAGCTTCCAAATAAGACCAAGTCAAACTGGAGCCATTTCCCAGCTGCCACAGGATGCTGTCTCCCcgggcagccccagctctgccagcagtaacacaaacacacacaaatgccTCTGTGGTTTCAAGAGCTACAGCAAAAGTGTTTAATGTCACTAAAACGGAGTGACTGACATTTTCCTGCAGCTCCAAGAGCCAATGTTGAAGCACAAATCAAGGCTTCAAATGACCACACTGGCCAGCAGCCACACCAACAGATACGGAGCAAATAGGatcattattattgtttttaccCATCTCCAGATGTATAAGTCACAAGGTGCTTGATCATTAACATTCTCTTAATGAGTTAATTAGTTCCACACAAAAGCAGAGccacaaaataaaaaggcatcCCTGTctgtgagagcagcagctcagcccctctGGCAGGCAGCACCACATCAGGGCAGGGGCACCAAGGAGATGGTGTCACCTTCAACGTGGTGCTACAGCACTAGGCTTAATTCAAGGCTGAAAGACACATTCCTGAAGTTGCTGGCTTGGAAAGAAAGGCAAGGCATGCAAACAAGTGTTGCAAGGAAACCGAAACACCTGACtggggctgagagcagagcacgcgcagagctgctgccacctcTGATCACACAGCTCTGCGGTTGCGTTGTgagcacagaagcacagcaggcagctcctgaTCTGAGCTCTGCCTCTTCATTTCAAGGCAGCTTTAAATGAGTAATTTTAAAGACGATAATCTCACTGCAAACAGCATGGCCAGATGCAAGTAATGCATACAGCTctacttcagaaaagcaattatgtctacaatacagaagaaaaagcaaagtgagTGTTAGATCAACAACTCATGCTGCTGAGATGCACGCTGCTTTCAGAGGCCATGCACAAATTCTGCCATGAAACACCCAACAGAACAAAACctgttgtttttcaaataaatattgttTCCAAATAGCTCAGAACCAAAGTTTAAATAACAGAATCTGCCAAAgcagcctcagtgctgctcagataCCCTGCAGGATCCGATTCCTACTTTCTCACTTCACTCTATTACACCATCCGATACAAAAAATGTGTTCATTCAGGTGGTCATTCACATCTGAAGTGATTGAACCACAGCCAAATGCTCACGGTATCGAGGCATGGTCGGCACCACCTGGGCAAAGTCCTCTGGGAAGGGAACACAAGGAGAAATGCAAACCGAGCTTCCAACTGAGGTAGACAGATCATGGAGAGAGAGCAACAAGGGTTGGGGTGGggctttgtttcccttttaaCCTCGTCAAGGAAAATGCTTTAGGCAACAATAAAGGCAGGTCAGTATTTCTGACAGCGAGAAATTCCGCTCTGAAAAAACTAAATGCacaattttaaaatagaaatattccTCTTCTGTTACCAAAACAAGCAGAATCATCATagaaaactttctcctaatgaTTTCAGCCTGCTGTAGAACAAGCCACGTTAAAGCAGCCAGCTACCAGCGTGCTGTTCACAGTGTAAAACATGCAGCTCTTCAGCTGaggaacacagaacaaaaagctgtGCCTGAAGCATTTATAGCCTGTCTGACACAGAGAGGTTATTCCAGCTTTTCAGACATGAAGTGCAATGTTTGTGGCCTTCATTGGTGTGCTGGTACCTACGGCACTGCAGTGCTCGTAGGGCAGCTCCCTCTCCTCAGGCTTCTGAGAGCTGGGCTTCATCCAGTGACCTGTAGAGCCAGAAACCCATCACCCATTCAGTTAAACTTCCAGAAAGAAAGACATGGGGAGAGGAAATCCAACTTACttctgtgagagaaaaaaaaacaagctccCCAGTCATGCTACTGAACGATTCTGACCCCAGGAAGGCAGAGCTTAATGGCCAAAGAACAGCTCAGAAACCGGCCTGCGCTTCATGACAGCCTCCTcgtgctcctcctcctccgccacCTCAGAGAGTGAGCAGTACGAAGGGAATCCCCCTCTGGTTTTTGGCTTCCTCCTGGGGCCTGTGGTGGCAGTCAGCAGCTTGTTCAAGGACGAAGGCTTCCTCAAACCTTTGGTGAGATCATAGAAAGCCATGTCATCAGATATGACCCCCAGGAAGGTGCTGGTGGAGCTCAGGATGGATGCAGCGATCTTGGTGCTCTTCTTGATGGGCACCGTGGGTCCTGTGGAGTGTTGGAGTGTGGGGTCCCCCAGTAAGCGCCTCACCGCCACAGAGGTCCCATCCTTCAAGTATTGGTGTGGCTTCTTCCCGCTGTAGTCCCTCAGGTCGATCTTGGCATGGTAGCTGCGGACCAGCATGGAGATGACAGCATCCCGGCCGTGCATGGCAGCGAGGTGCAGCGCCGTGTAACCACCGTGCGACCTGGCATCCACGTTGATTTGGGCCCCTTCCTTCTCTGCTACATCGATGATGTTCCTCACCATGTCGCAGTTGCCATTCTTGGCAGCCCAGTGCAGGGCGGTGAAGCCCGAGATGAAATCCCTCCGGGCTGCCAGGCTGGCATCACCCAACAGCAGCCCGTGGAGCTGCTGGGACCACTGCCCCTCAGCCGCCATCAGCAGCCAGCGGTGCTCAGCCTCCTCCAGCGGCACTTCTTGCTCCTCGCTGGCCCGTTGGCTCTTGGGGACCCGGCGCAGACTGGGCGAGTGGCACCCGCCGTCCTCCTCCTCAGCTACGGGCGATACAGCGCTATCCGGCTCTTCGGACGGCCCCGGGGCCGTAGTGGAGTTGGGGGCAGCCGGGGCCGGCACGCAGCGCACCGGCAGCATGCAGGGCTTGGGGAGCGGCTCCTTGCGGGCATTGGCCCCGCCGGCGGGCAGCGGCACTCCGCCGCCTCCAGCCTGGAAGATCCCGCGGAGCTCGGACACGGCCCGAGGCGACGGCAGCTCCTCGGGGACCGGCGGGGACAGCCGACCTTCGCACGTGGGCTCGGAACCTCCATCCCCGCGCCGCTCCGGGGCCGGCCCGGGCCGCAGGTGTCTCCGTAGCACTACGAACTTGGTGCCCTGCCGCTCCTTCACCACCGCCACGGCGTTCACCGCCTCCTTGAAGCGCTCCCGCCGCTCCGCTCGCTCCGACGCGTCCCCGCCGGCCTCCAGCAGCGGCCGGAAAGCGCCCAGCAGCTCCGCGTTGCTCGCCCACCCGCCGCGCTCCCGCAGGAAGCCCAGCACGGCGGCGGGGCTGAGTGCGAGCTCCGCCATCCCGCAGCCACAGGTGGGGCCGCCGCAGTCGCTCCGCCGCCCGAACCCCCCGAGGCGGAGCTGCCGGGACTGGCGGGCAGCGCGCACCTGCGGGCCGCTCCCGCGGAGGTGATGGAGCCGCCCGCGCTGCCGCCTCCGTCGATGAGAGCAGAGCGGGGCGGTCCGGCCGCgcctctctcctttctcctccccGCGGGGCGGTGCTGCGCTGCGGGCGCTCCCCGGGCAGGTGCGGGGTGAGGGGCAGGTGACGGCCCGGCTCCTTCCGCCGCTCTCCTGCCCCCCGAGGGCGGATGGGAAGCGGCAGCCGGGCCAACTTTTGTTTGCTACAGTATTTCAGTGCAAAGTTTCCGGAGCCGTGTGTTCggctgggggggatgggggagaaAGGAGCCTCTGCTGCTCGGGGAAGCAGTGCGTACACCCGTCGGTGCCCCCCGGGCTGTGACAGACGTCACCTCTCCGCAGCAGCGCAGCGCAGCCGTGTGTCCCGCTGCGTTTGTTATGTCGCAGCCTGGCTAACGGAGGAGGTGCGCTCGGGCTGATTCTTCTTCCAGCTCTTTATAACGATGATCTGGGGCTCTGAGTTGTCTCTTAGTGCAGCTTTGAGCAGCggctggagctctgctctccaAAGATTCTGCCAGAGCTCATCAGTGGCTCCGTGACAGCACCTGGCCCCAATGGGGGCAAAAAAATGGGCGGATGGCTCTGCGCTCTGAAATACATTCTGTTGTAGGTGCTGCTATGTGTATGAATGTATCCCTGCTGTGTGTTTATCTTTTGGCTACATTGTAACTACTATGAGCTGCATCTGTATAAATGATGAAACCTTCACAGTGTGACTGCATGTGAGAGAGGTGTTCTCTTTTCATACAGAGAACTGCCTGACTGTGCTGCCGTATCAATTACTTCTGCTCAAGCACTTCTCTTAATGTAATTATTGTTCTCAGCtctacagaagaaagaagcctCGGAGAAACGCCTTTCcccaggaggaggtggaggattGGAGCCCTGCTGCAGGGGTGACACTCATCCACAAACttgttttcccctctgctgAGTGTTGCAATTGAGATCAGTGAATTGATTCCTGAGTGACTGAACAGTTTGTCTAGGAAAACAGCAAGAGAGagaacacaaagcaagcagAGTCAGCGCGGCACAAAGACAGATTAAAGTAACTGCATGAGGatggatgagaaaaaaaacagggttTTGTTCTCACTGTCTTAGAGCTTGACTGACATGGAATATCAGCCTGGCCCCAAATCTCCATTTTGAAGGCGGTTCGAGGTGCAGCAGCCCCCACGCAGCACACCTCTCTCCTTTCTGCCTCTCCACACCCATCTGTGGCGGTGGAAGGGATTGCTCAGCCCTCCCCTTggctccccttcccctcccggTTCCATCATTGtgcagaaaagctggaaaagctATTTTGTCTCTTGCTCACAAGCTGGCACTGAGCCAGCTCCTCGGAATCGTTTTGCAGCTCTAGTGTTCTTTCACACAATAATAGCACACAGTCTTTATGCTGCTCATAGCAATTCAGTGTTTCCATGGGCATCGCACACCTCTCATTACTGCCTTTAGAGGTGGCTGTACATTAACCTCGCCCTCTGCTGAGGGAGCTGCTCGTGTGTGGGGTGTCGGTGTATTAGCAATGCCTTCCAGCTTACGGCATCCCTGCAGATCTGCCTTGCCTACTGCAGGGAGCTAATAATGAACAAGCATCCAAAAATGAGCTGCTATGCCTTGGTTTCAATGTTAATTTCTCTTCCTTACTGGAATCTATTGCAGGCATAAAAGAATCTCAGCAGTCCCTGATGTTGGCATTGCAAACCTTCGGCTATGCACTAGGAGTATAGATCATACCTGACAATGAACAAGAGGAGGGGAGAAAACAGTTCCAAAGGATAGGCTTTTTTTGTAAAGCATGTCTTTAACTTACCAATGCTGGGGAAGAAGTGGATCCCACTGCTGGGATTGGCTCCATCACAACAGGGTATGTATGTCCTGGGGCTGACAGCCATGACTGTGCATCTCCAGCAGAGTTCCTGGGGGTGTTTGCAGGAGTGTGTGCCCCCTGCACAGGGGTATCCCCTGAGAGCTGGGGGGTGCTGTCAGATCTCACTGCTTTATGCCCACCCCAGCCAAGCTCCTATTGCTGACTGTCCCCTCAGCTCTCAGGGTTCCCCAAAGAGCAGTATTACAGAGGCTGTTCCCCATGGCAGGAGCTGGCATTTCACATGGCCACAAGATGAGAAGCCCATCCCCAGAAGGCTGCCGAAGAGGAAAAGTCTGCTGACAAGTGCTCCTCACACCATGCCAAGTGAGAGACGGCTGCTCTCATCTAACTGCTGTGTTGCAAGGAGCTCTTTCCCCAGGTATTCTCCACATCCAACCACCTGTCCCATTCATTCTTTgtgtgcagcctgagctgtgccATCACAGTCAGTGGGTGTCAAGTTGGTCCTAGACTTCCTGCAATAGAGAACAAACTGTGGGAGAACACTCCATGTATATTCCagagtgcagtgctgtgtgtgtccTCTTTGCCAACATTTCCCTTTATCTGCTGATGTCTTTGGGTTACTCACCTTCcaggctcagcacagcaggatcAGATCCCAGTGATCTCCGCCTCCTTTACTCAGTGCTGGGTGTACTCAGGTCACACCGTGCAGCAGAAGTTAAGCTGTTTGAATGAGTGTTATTAATACAGATAATAAATGAGCCCAGAGCATTACGGGCATTGCTTGCCCATCATCTGGAACTTCCAGCCTTAAgaagttctgctgctttttttgtgtCACCAAAAACCTATCaagcaaatattttgtgtgAGGCTATTTAGGGAGCTCCGTGGGCTGCTCCTGGGAGATTTCAAGCCAACTGCTACATGTCTCGATGTTTCTGATTTACTGCCTGGGATAAAATCAATGTACAGAAACCCACGAttcatttcatttgctgctACTTTTCAAATCACCAGTATTGCAGCTCACTGCTTCCGTGCCGT contains:
- the SOWAHA gene encoding ankyrin repeat domain-containing protein SOWAHA — translated: MAELALSPAAVLGFLRERGGWASNAELLGAFRPLLEAGGDASERAERRERFKEAVNAVAVVKERQGTKFVVLRRHLRPGPAPERRGDGGSEPTCEGRLSPPVPEELPSPRAVSELRGIFQAGGGGVPLPAGGANARKEPLPKPCMLPVRCVPAPAAPNSTTAPGPSEEPDSAVSPVAEEEDGGCHSPSLRRVPKSQRASEEQEVPLEEAEHRWLLMAAEGQWSQQLHGLLLGDASLAARRDFISGFTALHWAAKNGNCDMVRNIIDVAEKEGAQINVDARSHGGYTALHLAAMHGRDAVISMLVRSYHAKIDLRDYSGKKPHQYLKDGTSVAVRRLLGDPTLQHSTGPTVPIKKSTKIAASILSSTSTFLGVISDDMAFYDLTKGLRKPSSLNKLLTATTGPRRKPKTRGGFPSYCSLSEVAEEEEHEEAVMKRRPVSELFFGH